In Clostridium ljungdahlii DSM 13528, the genomic window CTGTAATATAATATGACTCTTTTTTCATTTCATTTCCTCACTTTTAATCAATAATGTGGCTAAATTGAAAAAGCACTTACTTATTGGAAGATTAGGGTCTCCTTCAATAACTGTTTTCCCCATCTCCTCAAAATGATTGATATTATTGTCTCTTGGGATATCACCTACAATAGGAAGATGTTCCTTGCTGGCAAAATCTTTTACTTTTTTTTCTTCATTTTCAATATTTCTATGATTGAATACGATACCAAACACCTTTGCATAACCCCTATCTGCAAAATTTTTAACTGCACTATTTATGTTATTTGCTGCATAGAGGGCCATTTTTTCACCAGAAGTAACAATAAGTACTTTTTCAGCATATCCTTCACGAATAGGTGCTGCAAATCCACCGCAAACTACATCTCCTAAAACATCATAAAGTACAACATCTGGCTTGTACTCTTCAAAAAGATTTAAATCCTCTAATAAATTAAATGTAGTAATAATTCCTCTGCCTGCACAACCAAGTCCTGGTGTAGGGCCGCCAGTCTCTATACACAGAACGCCGCCAAAACCTACTTTTGAAATATCTTCAATTTTTTCTGGATCTGCATCAAATTCTCTCATATAATTCATTACAGGCATTAATGTTTTTCCTCCAAGCAAATTGCTATTGGAATCTGCTTTAGGATCACATCCTATCTGAATAACTTTTTTTCCGAGCTTGGCAAAGGCTGCTGACAAATTACTGGTAATTGTAGATTTCCCAATACCGCCTTTTCCGTATACAGCTATTTTCAGCATTTTATAACCCCCTATGGTATTTCATTTTTATCTTCTTATGTAAAAAAACTCCTCCCGAGTTTGGGAAGAGCTTAAATGCGGTCATAATATATCAATTAATCTTACTTAGTGAAGTTTGTTTCTCCCACTAAGTTCAGATAAGCAACACATAATATATTAATTTTTTACTGCCCGCTCTTTATCTCAGGACACCTTCGCTTCAGAGTGACAAAAATATTAATTTTTAATTAAAATATGAAACAAACGTTTTCCAAATTTTTTATATATTCAGTTTATCACCTAAAATTGGTACTGTCAAGAAATTACACCAAATTCTTCATGACAAAGGCATGAAAAATGAATTAAATTACACTATATCTTCATAGGCTTCTTCCTTTTCTTCTCTCTTGTCAACAATACAGCTATTTAAAATCATACCAATAACAATAAGCAGTATTCCAATTAAGTCAACTCCC contains:
- a CDS encoding AAA family ATPase — translated: MLKIAVYGKGGIGKSTITSNLSAAFAKLGKKVIQIGCDPKADSNSNLLGGKTLMPVMNYMREFDADPEKIEDISKVGFGGVLCIETGGPTPGLGCAGRGIITTFNLLEDLNLFEEYKPDVVLYDVLGDVVCGGFAAPIREGYAEKVLIVTSGEKMALYAANNINSAVKNFADRGYAKVFGIVFNHRNIENEEKKVKDFASKEHLPIVGDIPRDNNINHFEEMGKTVIEGDPNLPISKCFFNLATLLIKSEEMK